A single Fluviispira vulneris DNA region contains:
- a CDS encoding polysaccharide deacetylase family protein — protein sequence MRGAIKDTLAVLYFNIYRKYINIKGCRVLLYHAFGTELQHDNYGISIDLDTFESHLKILKNISYFLKFSELINKEVLNKNSICLTFDDGYEDNMLAADILCELSIPFTIFITTDFIGKKYFFTKEQLRRVSEMPFCEIGAHTKSHPILANQTIKVQRNELLFSKNYLEDLLGHRITSMTYPHGSYTNETINLVKECGYSLSGCSISDINTLKNYNPYLIRRTEIIKRDDSNLFNKKINGYYDYLFIRKYF from the coding sequence TTGAGAGGAGCAATAAAGGATACGCTCGCAGTTTTATATTTTAATATCTATCGAAAATATATTAATATAAAAGGATGTCGAGTTCTTTTGTATCATGCATTTGGTACAGAACTGCAGCATGATAACTATGGGATCAGCATTGATTTAGATACATTTGAATCACATCTGAAAATTTTAAAAAATATTAGTTATTTTTTAAAATTTTCAGAATTAATTAATAAAGAAGTCTTAAATAAAAACTCTATTTGTTTGACATTTGATGATGGATATGAGGATAATATGCTTGCTGCTGATATTTTATGCGAATTATCAATCCCATTTACAATATTTATTACAACAGATTTTATTGGAAAAAAATATTTTTTTACAAAGGAACAATTACGTAGAGTATCTGAAATGCCATTTTGTGAAATTGGCGCGCATACTAAATCTCATCCAATTTTAGCAAATCAGACTATCAAAGTTCAAAGAAATGAATTATTATTTAGTAAAAATTATTTGGAAGATCTTCTAGGTCATCGAATTACATCGATGACATATCCTCATGGTAGTTATACAAATGAAACTATAAACTTAGTTAAAGAGTGTGGCTATTCACTATCAGGCTGTAGTATATCAGATATTAATACTTTAAAAAATTATAATCCTTATTTGATTAGAAGAACGGAGATAATTAAAAGAGATGATAGTAATTTGTTTAATAAAAAAATAAATGGATATTATGATTATTTGTTTATAAGAAAATATTTTTAA
- a CDS encoding SDR family oxidoreductase: MTQKILITGGLGYLGSRLFKKLSESNQYEVYSTSRNKNIDINIPYLRIIDFTSEKSIMDCCEGIDTILHLSTPNEIDSANNVEKAIIETCIYTYNLLSAAEKSNVKKIIYFSTAHIYGSPLIGDINEESLPKPRHPYSICHRMAEDLILSYHSNKKITGLVLRLSNGFGYPVSKNINRWSLLVNNLCREVIENKCMTLKNPMQKRDFIPIGDIENCILHLLSDQKINIYDGIFNLGGKNTLTVYDMAKLISKRCQDVLKFTPKIIMQDIGDEGHGNPTFTYCINKIESTGFKLSGAIEEEIDKTLIYCQSHF, from the coding sequence ATGACACAAAAAATTTTAATTACTGGAGGACTTGGATATTTAGGAAGTAGATTATTTAAAAAGCTCTCCGAATCTAATCAATATGAAGTTTATTCAACTTCTAGAAATAAAAATATTGATATAAATATTCCATATTTAAGAATAATAGATTTTACTTCAGAAAAATCTATTATGGACTGTTGTGAAGGTATTGATACTATATTACATCTTTCAACGCCAAATGAAATCGATTCAGCAAATAATGTTGAAAAAGCAATTATTGAAACTTGTATTTATACATATAATTTATTAAGTGCAGCTGAAAAAAGTAATGTAAAAAAAATAATATATTTTTCTACTGCCCATATTTATGGAAGTCCTTTAATCGGTGATATAAATGAAGAGTCTTTACCTAAGCCGAGGCATCCATATTCTATATGTCATCGAATGGCAGAAGATCTGATATTAAGTTATCATTCCAATAAAAAAATAACTGGACTAGTCCTACGTCTATCGAATGGTTTTGGCTATCCAGTTTCAAAGAATATTAATAGATGGAGTTTATTGGTAAATAATTTATGCAGAGAAGTAATAGAAAATAAATGTATGACGTTAAAAAATCCAATGCAAAAAAGAGATTTTATTCCAATTGGAGATATCGAAAATTGCATTTTACACCTTTTATCTGATCAGAAAATTAATATTTATGACGGAATATTTAATCTTGGTGGAAAAAATACATTGACTGTATATGATATGGCAAAACTGATTTCAAAAAGATGTCAAGATGTCTTAAAATTTACACCTAAAATTATTATGCAAGATATTGGTGATGAAGGTCATGGTAATCCTACTTTTACATATTGTATTAATAAAATTGAATCGACTGGATTTAAGCTTTCAGGAGCGATAGAAGAGGAGATTGATAAAACATTAATTTACTGTCAATCTCATTTTTAA
- a CDS encoding dTDP-4-dehydrorhamnose 3,5-epimerase family protein — protein sequence MIHGVRISPLKQILDERGKIMHMMRNDSEVFKSFGEIYFSCVYPNAIKGWHIHKEMTLNYCVPYGNIKFVLYDDRENSPTRGNIQEIFLGVDNYLLVSVPPKIWNGFKGLGNETAIVANCASIPHSSHEIERLDPLSEIIPYKWGLINK from the coding sequence ATGATACATGGCGTAAGAATTTCTCCTTTGAAACAAATTTTAGATGAAAGAGGAAAAATTATGCATATGATGAGAAACGATTCAGAAGTTTTTAAATCATTTGGAGAAATATATTTTTCTTGTGTTTATCCAAATGCTATTAAAGGATGGCATATACATAAAGAAATGACTTTAAATTATTGTGTTCCATATGGAAATATAAAATTTGTACTATACGATGACAGAGAAAATAGCCCGACCAGAGGAAATATTCAGGAAATATTTTTAGGGGTTGATAACTACCTTTTAGTTTCAGTGCCACCAAAAATTTGGAATGGTTTTAAAGGGCTGGGAAACGAAACTGCAATTGTTGCAAATTGTGCAAGCATACCACATAGCAGCCATGAAATAGAACGCTTAGATCCATTAAGTGAAATTATTCCGTATAAATGGGGTTTAATTAATAAATAG
- the rfbF gene encoding glucose-1-phosphate cytidylyltransferase, translated as MKTVILCGGKGTRIRDVADNIPKPMIPIGGIPILWHIMNYYSNWSYKDFILCLGYKNTVIKDFFLNYRAHTSDFTISLGDSQNIEYFGNSKNVDWKVTLAETGLEAMTGSRIRKIRKYLNDDENFMLTYGDGLSDININKLVNFHKSHGKILTVSGVRPPGRFGELVCNSHGLATEFNEKPQTTGGLISGGYFVCRRELLDYLTDDDSLVFEKDPMQRLVSEKQLMVYEHEGFWQPMDTYREYQLLNEMYDNGNAPWVFSN; from the coding sequence ATGAAAACAGTGATATTGTGTGGAGGAAAAGGAACTAGAATAAGAGATGTCGCTGATAATATACCGAAACCTATGATACCTATAGGTGGTATTCCAATTCTGTGGCATATTATGAATTATTACTCAAATTGGAGTTATAAAGATTTCATACTTTGTCTAGGTTATAAAAATACAGTTATAAAAGATTTTTTTTTAAATTACAGAGCACATACAAGTGATTTTACAATATCATTAGGTGATAGCCAAAATATTGAGTACTTTGGAAATTCAAAAAATGTTGATTGGAAAGTAACCTTGGCTGAAACAGGTCTTGAAGCTATGACAGGATCAAGAATTAGAAAAATTCGAAAATATTTAAATGATGATGAAAACTTCATGTTAACTTATGGTGACGGTTTAAGTGATATTAATATTAATAAATTGGTAAATTTTCATAAGTCACACGGCAAAATACTAACAGTTTCAGGAGTTCGGCCTCCTGGTAGATTTGGCGAGCTTGTTTGCAATAGTCATGGCTTAGCAACTGAGTTCAATGAAAAGCCACAAACGACAGGGGGACTGATTTCTGGTGGTTATTTTGTGTGTAGAAGAGAGTTATTAGATTACTTAACTGATGACGATAGCTTAGTATTTGAAAAAGATCCAATGCAAAGACTTGTCTCTGAAAAACAATTAATGGTCTATGAGCATGAAGGATTCTGGCAACCTATGGACACATATAGAGAATACCAATTGTTAAATGAGATGTATGATAATGGAAATGCTCCATGGGTATTCTCTAATTAA
- a CDS encoding class I SAM-dependent methyltransferase: protein MKKLDLGCGNSKKEGYIGVDSLSLKNVDIIHNLDRYPYPFDENEIDEIIMDNVLEHLSDPVKVLEEIYRISKNGANIIISVPYFRSVYAYIDPTHRNFFSSFWFDYFDPTNIYFEKYAYAKVKFRVKKIEFDKEFKKERIRFWHRIMIYIAEKHRVFYEMRLSHLFPLNSITFELRVIK, encoded by the coding sequence GTGAAAAAATTAGATTTAGGGTGTGGCAACTCTAAGAAAGAAGGTTATATCGGAGTTGACAGTCTAAGTTTGAAGAATGTGGATATTATACACAATCTTGACAGATATCCTTATCCATTTGATGAAAATGAAATCGATGAAATTATAATGGATAATGTGCTGGAGCATCTTTCAGATCCTGTAAAAGTATTAGAGGAAATATATAGAATATCAAAGAATGGCGCAAATATAATAATTTCTGTACCTTACTTTAGAAGTGTATATGCATATATAGATCCAACTCACAGAAATTTTTTTAGTTCATTTTGGTTTGATTATTTTGATCCAACAAACATTTATTTTGAAAAGTATGCTTATGCTAAAGTTAAATTTAGAGTTAAAAAAATTGAATTCGATAAAGAATTTAAAAAAGAAAGAATTCGATTTTGGCACAGAATTATGATTTACATAGCTGAAAAGCATAGAGTTTTTTATGAAATGCGGCTTTCTCATTTATTTCCATTAAACTCAATAACGTTTGAGCTAAGGGTTATAAAATAA
- a CDS encoding glycosyltransferase family 4 protein, with translation MIINFMNSDELKKIHDLSFSFRFSDKYQNELFLRLNKYEFIYPLNLLDSSELKRRLLHYKIPSFIASVFINFLKIFIYVINFCKIISFFYGKKIDILHINNGNYPGAISCNSAVLAGKILGIKKIIYTVNNIPIPYRSLSRVIDFPIDFITFNLVTCFITASNYARDKLSKLIPSVHKNRFVSIHNGITLRSINESNIQLKKRLELNDEDIVVSIIAVLEKRKGHLYLLHAIDYLRKNAAPILNKIIFIVEGEGKEFDALKQFANDNKIEKYLKFIGREKNIFNLINGSDIIVLPSISNEDFPNIILEAMSLGKPVIASNISGIIEQIEHMKTGIIVESKNYLSIAEALIFLINNSDIREKMGKNAKIRFEKYFEAKVAIRKYMNLYENIKNYQNF, from the coding sequence ATGATAATAAATTTTATGAACTCAGATGAATTAAAAAAAATTCATGATCTATCTTTTTCGTTTAGGTTTTCAGATAAATATCAAAATGAATTATTTCTCAGATTAAATAAATATGAGTTTATTTACCCTTTGAACTTATTAGATTCATCAGAGTTAAAAAGGAGACTTTTACATTATAAAATTCCAAGCTTTATTGCTTCAGTTTTTATAAATTTTCTCAAGATATTTATATATGTGATTAATTTTTGCAAGATTATTAGTTTTTTTTATGGGAAAAAAATCGATATTCTACATATAAATAACGGAAATTATCCAGGAGCAATTTCATGTAATAGCGCAGTATTAGCTGGAAAAATACTTGGGATAAAAAAAATAATATACACTGTAAATAATATTCCTATACCGTATAGATCTTTATCAAGAGTGATTGATTTTCCAATAGATTTTATTACATTTAACTTAGTAACTTGTTTTATAACTGCGTCGAATTATGCGAGAGATAAGTTAAGCAAATTAATACCAAGTGTGCATAAAAATAGATTTGTATCTATTCATAATGGAATTACCCTAAGAAGCATTAATGAAAGTAACATTCAATTAAAGAAACGATTGGAATTAAATGACGAGGACATTGTTGTTTCTATTATAGCAGTTTTAGAGAAAAGAAAAGGACATTTGTATCTGCTTCATGCAATTGATTATTTAAGAAAAAATGCAGCACCTATTTTGAATAAAATTATATTTATCGTCGAAGGTGAAGGTAAAGAATTTGATGCACTTAAACAATTTGCAAATGATAATAAAATTGAAAAATATTTAAAATTTATCGGAAGAGAAAAAAATATATTTAACCTAATTAATGGTTCTGATATTATAGTTTTACCATCTATTTCTAACGAGGATTTTCCTAATATTATTTTAGAAGCCATGAGTTTAGGAAAGCCAGTGATTGCTTCAAATATTTCAGGAATAATAGAGCAAATAGAGCATATGAAGACAGGGATAATTGTAGAGTCTAAAAATTATTTATCAATTGCAGAAGCTCTAATTTTTCTTATAAATAATTCTGATATTAGAGAAAAAATGGGAAAGAACGCTAAGATTCGTTTTGAAAAATATTTCGAGGCAAAAGTTGCTATTAGAAAATATATGAATTTATATGAAAATATAAAAAATTATCAAAATTTTTAA
- a CDS encoding NAD-dependent epimerase/dehydratase family protein, translating into MIKMNELDAFNDKKIFIFGSTSFIGKCLIKKLKKIDFKGNIITVSRSSTSSSYNGKIEDKNFVEHVIKKENPYAIINLSAFKERNYCIENFYAAMQTNILGSLNIYSGAVNVSSIKLIINVGTCEEYGNNQLKYDGNIIESPISPYSWSKTASYLMGKIISQAEKFRLITIRPSIAYGPEQKLDMFLPSLINSLLLKQEFDMTDGLQTRDYIFVDDICDAIILALVHGEEKNNLVYNISSGQILKLRDLALKVEELIGNYGLIKFGLKDHRENDIKNYSADNSKAMNELHWKPATSLNEGLLKTIDYYKSVLKIEGKIENTLSFRL; encoded by the coding sequence ATGATTAAAATGAATGAACTTGATGCGTTTAATGATAAAAAGATTTTTATTTTTGGTTCGACCAGTTTTATTGGAAAATGTTTGATAAAAAAACTGAAAAAAATAGATTTTAAAGGAAATATTATAACAGTTTCTCGAAGTAGTACTTCATCCTCTTACAATGGCAAGATTGAAGATAAAAATTTTGTCGAACATGTAATTAAGAAAGAAAATCCATATGCAATAATAAATCTTTCTGCATTCAAAGAGAGAAACTATTGTATTGAAAATTTCTATGCTGCAATGCAAACAAATATTTTAGGGTCATTAAATATATATAGCGGAGCAGTAAATGTAAGTTCCATAAAATTGATAATTAATGTTGGAACTTGTGAAGAATATGGAAATAATCAATTAAAGTATGATGGAAATATAATTGAATCACCGATATCGCCTTATTCATGGTCAAAAACGGCGAGTTATTTAATGGGTAAAATAATATCTCAAGCAGAAAAATTTAGATTAATAACTATTCGACCATCCATTGCTTATGGGCCAGAACAAAAATTAGACATGTTTCTTCCTTCACTTATCAATTCTTTGCTTTTAAAACAAGAATTTGATATGACTGATGGCTTACAAACTAGAGATTATATATTTGTAGATGATATTTGTGATGCAATTATTTTAGCCCTCGTTCACGGTGAAGAAAAAAATAATTTAGTTTATAACATCTCTAGTGGTCAAATATTAAAATTAAGAGATTTAGCTCTTAAAGTTGAAGAACTTATAGGAAATTATGGTTTAATTAAATTTGGCTTGAAAGATCATAGAGAAAATGATATAAAAAATTATTCGGCTGATAATAGTAAAGCAATGAATGAATTGCACTGGAAACCTGCAACCAGCTTAAATGAAGGTTTATTAAAAACGATTGACTATTATAAAAGCGTTTTAAAAATTGAGGGAAAAATTGAGAATACATTATCATTCAGATTGTGA
- a CDS encoding class I SAM-dependent methyltransferase translates to MNKNNFFSNIKSYWSEVKIVENNISKCMEKESKKYAKGNLIDIGCGKKPYEEIFLKYVKSYYGIDNELTMKSNYGNETKADLYCDCENTGLMSESFDTLLSTQVLEHVFNTESFINECHRLLKKNGIAIFTVPQLWQLHSEPYDYYRFTKYSLISHFKNAGFEIIELYPIEGAFAALIQTKMVSIYSHINYTNKFTYPLKRFLRKVRKIFVYPILNICALKFDKYFYNEKLCLNYCLVVRKL, encoded by the coding sequence ATGAATAAAAATAATTTCTTTTCAAATATTAAATCATACTGGTCAGAAGTTAAAATTGTAGAGAATAATATATCAAAATGCATGGAAAAAGAGTCAAAAAAATATGCAAAAGGAAATTTAATTGATATAGGCTGCGGAAAAAAACCATATGAAGAAATTTTTTTAAAATATGTAAAATCTTATTATGGTATCGATAATGAATTGACTATGAAATCAAATTATGGAAATGAAACAAAAGCTGATTTATATTGTGATTGTGAGAATACTGGCTTAATGAGCGAATCATTTGATACTTTGCTTTCTACTCAAGTCTTAGAGCATGTATTCAATACGGAAAGTTTTATAAATGAATGTCATAGGCTTTTAAAAAAAAATGGAATTGCTATATTTACAGTTCCTCAGTTATGGCAACTACACTCTGAACCATATGATTATTACAGATTTACTAAGTATTCACTTATCTCTCATTTTAAAAATGCAGGATTTGAAATTATTGAATTATATCCAATTGAGGGAGCATTTGCAGCACTCATACAAACTAAGATGGTTTCGATATATTCGCACATCAATTATACAAATAAATTTACATATCCATTAAAAAGATTTTTAAGAAAAGTTCGGAAAATATTTGTTTATCCAATATTGAATATATGTGCATTAAAATTTGATAAATATTTTTACAATGAAAAGCTTTGTCTTAACTATTGTTTGGTAGTTCGAAAGTTATAA
- a CDS encoding class I SAM-dependent methyltransferase: MIYETINCDLCGSKSYTKIAKQKDLIYNTTNDIFHVVKCNNCNLKFTNPRPKFSYMNLFYSNNYSFHSKKSFLKKNIELLLNKFSNTIFVIMLNPFKFLHPYFIQRITPKIEDPVKKYLKLNIKNKRGQILDIGCGSGVSTHFFGSKSSLYYYRKFLDVFGCDFSDKARSILDKLNIKSFDSIDSIPNTQKFDIIRMNWSLEHVDKPSLYFKFISEHLYSEGIAIICVPNIDGHVYKMYPNCLELPIHLYHFSLDNIQNYADKNNLKIIDSITFSYPGLYYFSSKYFEELDAYKNMSIYEAWKMNKIMEKTNIKDGNDMIIVLKKE; this comes from the coding sequence ATGATCTATGAAACTATAAATTGTGATTTATGTGGGAGCAAAAGCTATACTAAAATTGCAAAACAAAAAGACTTAATATACAATACTACTAATGATATTTTTCATGTTGTTAAATGTAATAATTGTAATTTAAAATTTACAAATCCTAGACCAAAATTTTCATATATGAATCTATTTTATAGTAACAATTATTCATTTCATTCTAAAAAAAGTTTTTTAAAAAAAAATATTGAGTTACTTTTAAATAAATTTTCAAACACAATTTTTGTTATCATGCTTAATCCATTTAAATTTCTTCATCCATATTTTATCCAGCGCATAACTCCTAAAATTGAAGATCCTGTGAAAAAATACTTAAAATTAAATATAAAAAATAAACGTGGACAAATCCTTGATATTGGGTGTGGTAGTGGTGTATCAACTCATTTTTTTGGGTCGAAATCAAGTCTTTATTATTATAGGAAATTTTTAGATGTTTTTGGTTGTGATTTTTCAGATAAAGCTAGATCTATTTTAGATAAATTAAATATTAAATCATTTGATTCAATAGACTCGATTCCTAATACTCAAAAATTTGATATCATTAGAATGAATTGGTCCTTAGAGCATGTTGACAAGCCAAGCTTATATTTTAAATTCATCAGTGAGCATTTATATAGTGAAGGAATTGCAATAATATGTGTGCCAAATATAGATGGACATGTATATAAAATGTATCCAAATTGCTTAGAATTACCTATACATTTATATCACTTTAGTCTTGATAATATTCAGAATTATGCGGACAAAAATAATTTAAAAATAATTGATTCTATTACATTTTCTTATCCAGGATTATATTATTTTTCAAGTAAATACTTTGAAGAGTTAGATGCATATAAAAACATGTCAATTTATGAGGCATGGAAAATGAATAAAATAATGGAAAAGACAAATATAAAAGATGGAAACGATATGATTATTGTTCTCAAGAAAGAATAA
- the pseB gene encoding UDP-N-acetylglucosamine 4,6-dehydratase (inverting), with product MLNNKSILITGGTGSFGKRFVRRILNQYKPKKIIVFSRDELKQFEMAKEFPVEKYSCLRYFIGDIRDQSRLRRALNGVDFVVHAAALKQVPAAEYNPFEFIKTNVIGAQNLIDACIDLGVKKVIALSTDKASNPINLYGATKLCSDKLFVAGNSYSGVNGTKFSVVRYGNVLGSRGSVIPFFLKSKKSGILPITDARMTRFWITLDQGIDLVLKAFEVNFGGGIYVPKIPSMKIIDVAHAIAPECEIKIIGIRPGEKLHECMIGEDDADYTYEYNDYYVIHPAIHNWYLDTNRINEGIKVKEGFRYSSEINEKWLKSDELLEILSLHEQKDEELVISAETNVYTQNYFTSIEDKQIFSNFENNKL from the coding sequence ATGCTAAATAATAAAAGCATTTTAATTACTGGTGGGACAGGGAGTTTTGGTAAACGATTTGTTAGAAGAATTTTAAATCAATATAAACCAAAGAAAATAATTGTATTTAGTAGAGATGAATTGAAGCAATTTGAAATGGCAAAAGAATTTCCTGTGGAAAAGTATTCGTGTCTTCGATATTTTATAGGTGATATTAGAGATCAATCAAGACTTCGTCGAGCATTAAATGGAGTCGATTTTGTTGTGCATGCAGCTGCGTTGAAACAAGTTCCTGCAGCAGAATATAACCCATTTGAGTTTATAAAAACTAATGTAATTGGGGCTCAAAATTTGATTGATGCTTGTATTGATCTAGGGGTAAAAAAAGTTATTGCCCTTTCAACAGATAAGGCTTCAAACCCAATTAATTTATATGGCGCGACTAAACTTTGCTCAGACAAGCTTTTTGTTGCAGGGAATTCATATTCAGGAGTAAATGGGACAAAATTTTCTGTAGTACGATATGGCAATGTTCTTGGATCTAGAGGAAGTGTGATTCCCTTTTTTTTAAAATCTAAAAAATCGGGTATATTGCCAATAACTGATGCAAGAATGACACGTTTTTGGATCACTTTAGATCAGGGGATAGATCTCGTTTTAAAAGCCTTTGAAGTGAATTTTGGTGGCGGAATATACGTACCTAAAATTCCTAGTATGAAAATTATAGATGTAGCCCATGCAATAGCACCTGAATGTGAAATAAAAATTATCGGTATAAGACCTGGAGAAAAATTGCATGAATGTATGATTGGTGAAGATGATGCTGATTATACCTATGAATATAATGACTATTATGTTATTCATCCAGCAATACACAATTGGTATCTAGATACAAATCGCATAAATGAAGGAATTAAAGTGAAAGAGGGTTTTAGATATTCATCTGAAATAAATGAAAAATGGCTGAAATCCGATGAATTATTGGAGATACTATCTTTACATGAGCAAAAAGATGAGGAACTTGTCATAAGTGCAGAAACAAATGTTTACACCCAGAATTACTTTACATCGATCGAAGATAAACAAATTTTTTCTAATTTTGAAAATAATAAATTGTAA
- a CDS encoding GNAT family N-acetyltransferase: MIQFESIYLMPIEEKYLKILQIWRNNSEFRQYFREYKELNYDDQQRWLNKINSENSNNLMFGVFDSLTKELIGVCGLCNINFIYRNAELSMYIGINNLYIDDVYAPDVATALIRYAYFDLNLERIWCEVYEIDIKKSKLIEKIGFKKEGILRNNVFKNGKYLNSIIYGVIRSELELILSDSNDKIYKIND, encoded by the coding sequence GTGATTCAATTTGAATCCATTTATCTCATGCCCATTGAAGAAAAATATTTGAAAATACTCCAAATTTGGAGAAATAATAGTGAATTTAGACAGTATTTTAGAGAATATAAAGAATTAAATTATGATGATCAGCAAAGATGGCTCAATAAAATCAATTCTGAAAATTCAAATAACTTAATGTTTGGAGTATTTGATTCATTAACAAAAGAATTGATTGGAGTATGCGGATTATGTAATATTAACTTTATATATAGAAATGCTGAGTTATCAATGTATATAGGTATTAATAACTTATATATAGATGATGTTTACGCACCTGATGTTGCTACTGCTTTAATTAGATATGCTTATTTTGATTTGAATCTAGAGCGTATTTGGTGCGAAGTTTATGAAATTGACATTAAAAAATCAAAGCTAATAGAAAAAATTGGATTTAAAAAAGAGGGTATATTAAGAAATAATGTTTTTAAAAATGGAAAATATTTAAATAGTATAATTTATGGAGTTATAAGAAGTGAATTAGAACTTATTTTATCAGATAGTAATGATAAAATTTATAAAATAAATGATTAA
- a CDS encoding N-acetylneuraminate synthase family protein, whose product MFSKEIKIGKYKISYHNPTLIIAEIGSNFDGSIDRAKKLIYDAYKCGAQVAKFQSFKAEKIISEKNFKNTSFQSNWKKSVGEVYKSAELPLEWIIELKAYSEELGLEFMSAPYDIEALEQLVKNNITSIKIGSGEISNVDFLKTAAETNLPILLATGASSFSEIDEAMHILNKYGSGDVILLQCVTQYPTDFSFSNIRVIEAYSKMYECITGYSDHTPGLTVPLGAVALGARVIEKHFTDDKSREGPDHAFAMNLVEFTEMSKQIRNLELALGKPWKKIEECEEETKILQRRGLVTKGKLQKGERITLENSVLLRPQKGILPKDFHKVIGKHINKDMEDSTPICWEDIQ is encoded by the coding sequence ATGTTCTCGAAAGAAATTAAGATAGGAAAATATAAAATTTCATACCATAATCCAACTTTAATTATTGCAGAAATTGGAAGTAATTTTGATGGTTCTATAGATAGAGCAAAAAAACTTATATATGATGCTTATAAATGTGGAGCTCAAGTAGCAAAATTTCAATCATTTAAGGCAGAAAAAATTATCAGTGAAAAAAATTTTAAAAATACTTCATTTCAATCAAACTGGAAAAAATCGGTTGGTGAAGTATATAAATCAGCAGAGTTGCCCCTGGAATGGATTATAGAATTAAAAGCATATTCAGAAGAACTAGGTTTAGAGTTTATGTCAGCTCCCTATGATATTGAGGCTTTAGAGCAGCTAGTAAAAAATAATATTACATCAATCAAAATAGGTTCAGGAGAAATAAGTAATGTTGATTTTCTAAAAACTGCTGCAGAAACAAATTTACCAATATTGCTCGCAACAGGTGCATCATCATTTTCAGAAATTGATGAAGCGATGCATATCTTGAATAAATATGGAAGTGGTGACGTAATTCTTCTTCAATGTGTGACTCAATATCCAACAGATTTTTCATTTTCAAACATTAGAGTGATAGAAGCATATAGTAAAATGTATGAGTGCATTACAGGATACTCTGACCATACACCTGGATTAACGGTTCCTCTAGGTGCTGTAGCCTTAGGAGCTAGAGTGATAGAAAAACATTTTACTGATGATAAATCACGAGAAGGTCCAGATCATGCATTTGCTATGAATTTAGTCGAATTTACTGAAATGAGTAAGCAGATTAGAAATTTAGAATTAGCATTAGGAAAACCATGGAAAAAAATTGAAGAATGCGAAGAAGAAACAAAAATATTACAAAGAAGAGGCTTAGTCACTAAAGGAAAACTGCAAAAAGGTGAGAGAATTACATTAGAAAACTCAGTATTATTGAGACCACAAAAAGGAATATTACCAAAAGATTTTCACAAAGTAATTGGAAAACATATAAATAAAGATATGGAAGATTCTACTCCTATTTGTTGGGAGGATATACAGTGA